The following coding sequences lie in one Arthrobacter sp. PGP41 genomic window:
- a CDS encoding phytoene desaturase family protein encodes MPDVAVVGSGPNGLAAAAVMARAGLSVEVFEAAAAIGGGTRTAELMQPGHFHDVCSAVHPMALASPFFRAFELSRRVQLATPALSYGSPLDGGRSALAYRSLDRTAAGLGRDGAAYRRLMGPLVRAIDDVMDFTQNQLFRVPRNPVAAGIFGLRTLEQGSGLWNTRFREELAPALLSGVAAHAVSHLPSLAASGAGLMLGALGHAEGWPIPLGGSAAIAAALAEDIRAHGGVLHTNAPINRLQDLPAARATLLDVAPRGLADMAGNSLPHRYRKALESFRYGNGSCKVDFILSGPVPWTAAELAEAGTVHVGGTRAELAHAENEVSAGRHPERPYVLVAQPSRFDPGRAPAGRHTLWTYCHVPAGSTKDMAAAITAQLERFAPGFRDLVLDTNVVTAAQLAEYNRNYIGGDFSAGTMDLRGLVQRPVVSRHPWRTPLRGVYLCSSSTPPGPGVTGMPGLHAATHALKDMFQLPVPALGLNTP; translated from the coding sequence AACTCATGCAGCCGGGACACTTCCACGATGTCTGCTCTGCCGTCCATCCCATGGCCCTGGCATCGCCTTTCTTCCGCGCCTTCGAGCTGTCCCGGCGGGTGCAACTCGCGACTCCCGCGCTGTCCTACGGCTCTCCCCTGGACGGCGGCCGGTCCGCCCTTGCCTACCGGTCGCTTGACCGGACGGCAGCGGGACTCGGGCGGGACGGGGCCGCCTACCGGCGCCTCATGGGACCTCTGGTCCGCGCCATTGACGACGTCATGGACTTCACGCAGAACCAGCTCTTCCGTGTCCCCCGGAATCCCGTCGCTGCGGGCATCTTCGGCCTGCGGACCCTGGAACAGGGCTCGGGACTGTGGAACACCCGGTTCCGTGAAGAACTTGCCCCCGCCCTCCTCAGCGGCGTCGCTGCCCACGCCGTGTCCCACCTGCCGTCACTGGCCGCGTCCGGGGCGGGACTGATGCTGGGGGCGCTGGGCCACGCTGAAGGGTGGCCCATTCCCCTGGGTGGTTCCGCCGCCATTGCCGCCGCCCTGGCGGAGGACATCAGGGCGCACGGCGGGGTCCTCCACACGAACGCCCCGATAAACCGGCTGCAGGACCTCCCGGCCGCCCGGGCCACCCTGCTTGACGTAGCGCCGCGGGGACTGGCGGACATGGCCGGGAATTCCCTTCCCCACCGTTACCGCAAAGCCCTGGAGTCCTTCCGCTACGGGAACGGCTCATGCAAGGTGGACTTCATTCTTTCCGGCCCCGTGCCGTGGACAGCTGCGGAACTGGCAGAGGCCGGAACAGTCCACGTGGGCGGCACCAGGGCCGAACTCGCGCATGCGGAAAACGAAGTCAGCGCGGGCCGCCACCCCGAGCGGCCGTATGTGCTGGTGGCCCAGCCTTCACGCTTCGATCCCGGCCGGGCTCCCGCCGGGCGCCACACGCTGTGGACCTACTGCCATGTACCTGCCGGCTCAACCAAGGACATGGCTGCGGCGATCACCGCCCAGCTGGAACGGTTTGCCCCGGGCTTCCGGGACCTGGTGCTGGACACGAACGTGGTTACCGCGGCGCAGCTGGCAGAGTACAACCGGAACTACATCGGCGGGGACTTCAGTGCCGGGACCATGGACCTCCGCGGCCTGGTCCAGCGGCCGGTGGTGTCGCGGCACCCGTGGCGCACCCCGCTGCGGGGCGTCTACCTCTGTTCCTCCTCCACGCCGCCCGGCCCGGGGGTTACGGGCATGCCCGGCCTCCACGCGGCAACGCATGCGCTAAAGGACATGTTCCAACTGCCCGTTCCCGCGCTGGGCCTGAACACGCCCTAG